A stretch of the Aspergillus puulaauensis MK2 DNA, chromosome 6, nearly complete sequence genome encodes the following:
- a CDS encoding SNARE domain protein (BUSCO:EOG09265B1X;~COG:U;~EggNog:ENOG410PIQ4;~InterPro:IPR010989,IPR000727,IPR015260;~PFAM:PF09177;~TransMembrane:1 (i224-245o);~go_component: GO:0016020 - membrane [Evidence IEA];~go_process: GO:0016192 - vesicle-mediated transport [Evidence IEA];~go_process: GO:0048193 - Golgi vesicle transport [Evidence IEA]) yields MEHADPFLQVQADVLSTLGTTRPLFSSYLRIRSLAKSPSNPELQQARSELETTLTDLTADLDDLVESVRAVEQDPYRFGLEIEEVQRRRKLVDDVGKELEDMRGELVKVITSSDAAAAGKSKGAGLPNPAEFDDDDSEEQGDDYYAEMEQQRQTELMHEQDEQLDGVFRTVGNLRQQADDMGRELEEQAVMIGEIDTLASRVGGKLQSGMSKLKWIIKKNEDTMSSFCIALLIFVLVLLLILVIAL; encoded by the exons CGACGTCCTCTCAACCCTCGGCACTACAAGACCCCTATTCTCCTCATACCTCCGCATCCGCTCTCTCGCAAAATCCCCCTCAAATCCGGAACTTCAGCAAGCGCGCTCAGAACTCGAAACAACCCTTACAGACCTTACAGCGGATCTCGATGACCTAGTCGAGAGTGTCCGAGCTGTCGAGCAAGACCCGTACCGGTTCGGGCTAGAGATAGAGGAAGTGCAGCGCCGTCGCAAACTCGTCGACGATGTGGgcaaggagctcgaggataTGAGGGGGGAGTTGGTGAAGGTTATTACGAGTtctgatgctgctgctgctgggaaaTCCAAGGGTGCCGGGCTTCCGAATCCAGCGGAattcgatgatgatgattctgAGGAGCAGGGAGATGATTACTATGCTGAGATGGAGCAACAACGGCAGACGGAGCTTATGCATGAGCAGGATGAGCAGCTGGATGGGGTATTTCGGACGGTAGGGAATCTGAGACAGCAGGCGGATGATATGGGGAgggagttggaagagcaGGCGGTTATGATTGGGGAGATTGATACGCTCGCGAGTCGGGTTGGGGGGAAGTTACAGAGTGGGATGTCGAAGTTGAAGTGGATTATCAAGAAGAATGAAG ATACGATGTCGTCGTTCTGCATCGCGCTCCTGATTTTTGTGCTCGTTTTGTTATTAATACTGGTCATTGCCCTGTGA
- a CDS encoding histone chaperone napB (COG:L;~EggNog:ENOG410PQDW;~InterPro:IPR037231,IPR002164;~PFAM:PF00956;~go_component: GO:0005634 - nucleus [Evidence IEA];~go_process: GO:0006334 - nucleosome assembly [Evidence IEA]), which yields MSNDQQQDLAERVSEPIVPPQVAKDIGVLEQQFIRAEVEQLRQSIVSFRPLFEKRAKIVSHPEVQTNFWIRVLSNAPGEIDEYITSSDAAILGSSLSNLTVERFEVNEKGEGEPRSVRFTFEFNTGETNPFFEDKKLVKDFYWRKQILTTPSGKKSTWDGLVSEPVRINWKKDMDVTKGLLDATCDLYEAEKKGGDRKELPEFKKLIEKLAVIEAIDEEEEEEDDDPMGGSSGQSFFNFFGYRGGDVTAEQSAAATKEENEKLEKILKGENVEDDEADDDEDVDDDFDQIESFPDGPELANALADDLWPNALKYYVQSFDDTPDFDFDELDDEDEEDEEDESHPRKKTKV from the exons GGCGGAGCGCGTCTCTGAGCCCATTGTGCCACCTCAGGTTGCTAAGGAtattggtgttttggagcAGCAGTTTATCCGCGCGGAGGTTGAGCAAT TGCGCCAGTCCATCGTCTCCTTCCGCCCGCTTTTTGAGAAGCGCGCCAAGATCGTTTCGCACCCTGAAGTGCAGACCAACTTCTGGATTCGCGTGCTGTCGAACGCGCCCGGCGAGATCGATGAGTACATCACATCCTCTGATGCGGCGATCCTCGGCTCTTCCTTGAGCAACCTGACCGTCGAGCGATTCGAAGTCAacgagaagggcgagggcgagcCCCGCAGCGTTCGTTTCACATTCGAATTCAACACCGGCGAAACGAACCCGTTCTTCGAGGACAAGAAGCTTGTTAAGGACTTCTACTGGCGCAAGCAGATTCTGACCACCCCCAGTGGTAAGAAGAGTACTTGGGATGGCCTTGTTTCGGAGCCCGTTCGAATCAACTGGAAGAAGGATATGGATGTCACCAAGGGTCTGCTCGATGCCACCTGCGATCTgtacgaggctgagaagaagggcggtgACCGCAAGGAGCTGCCCGAGTTCAAGAAACTTATTGAGAAGCTTGCCGTGATCGAGGCtattgatgaggaggaggaagaggaggatgatgacccCATGGGAGGGTCCTCTGGccagagcttcttcaacttcttcggcTACCGTGGAGGTGATGTGACCGCTGAACAATCCGCGGCGGccaccaaggaggagaacgagaagctcgagaagATCCTCAAGGGAGAGAacgtcgaggatgatgaggctgatgatgacgaggatgtcgatgatgatTTTGACCAGATCGAGTCCTTCCCTGATGGACCCGAATTGGCCAATGCTCTCGCTGATGACCTCTGGCCCAACGCCCTGAAATACTATG TCCAATCCTTCGACGACACCCCGGATTTCGATTTTGACGAactcgacgatgaggatgaggaagatgaggaagacgagtCGCACCCccgcaagaagaccaaggtcTAA